A genomic window from Chitinophagaceae bacterium includes:
- the gltS gene encoding sodium/glutamate symporter — MPPAETIIPVLTLDLIQTLAIASIMYFLGMQLRKNIRMLERLNIPSAVIGGLLFAAVNLFLHDRYLNLKFDTSMQSLCMVLFFTTIGISASLPLLKKGGMQVVIFLLMATAFCFLQNFAGMGIAALFGVNPLLGVIAGSVTLVGGPATGLAFAPVFEKAGVTGASTLAITAATIGIVCGGIIGGPVGTYLIRRFKLKAPKNTSAGELKEEVTDTPHTVTIDTEREDSGFVLTIMIAAFAMGLGSIVSYYFQSLGWTLPAYIGAMIIGAVLRNIDDNTKWFKISQPVMDFIGSIALNIFLVVALMDLKLWELVHLAVPLAAILLAQVLVVVLFALTISFRLMGKDYESAVMAGGFIGFVLGTTANAVANMRTLVHKYGAAPRAFLVVPMVGAFFIDFTNAIIITFFLNWVK, encoded by the coding sequence ATGCCGCCAGCCGAAACAATTATTCCCGTTCTTACACTTGACCTCATTCAGACACTTGCCATCGCAAGCATCATGTATTTTCTGGGGATGCAGCTCCGGAAAAATATCCGCATGCTCGAACGGTTGAATATTCCTTCCGCGGTAATTGGCGGATTGCTTTTCGCCGCAGTCAATCTTTTTCTTCACGACAGGTATTTGAATCTGAAGTTTGATACTTCGATGCAATCACTGTGCATGGTGCTCTTCTTCACCACCATTGGTATCAGTGCGAGTCTTCCGCTTTTGAAAAAGGGAGGCATGCAGGTGGTAATTTTTCTTTTGATGGCCACCGCTTTTTGTTTCCTGCAGAATTTTGCGGGGATGGGAATTGCCGCGCTGTTTGGTGTGAATCCTTTGTTGGGTGTAATTGCAGGATCAGTAACATTAGTCGGTGGTCCGGCAACAGGACTTGCCTTTGCGCCCGTGTTTGAAAAGGCCGGCGTAACCGGTGCATCAACGCTGGCCATTACCGCAGCTACCATTGGAATTGTATGCGGTGGCATTATAGGTGGCCCTGTGGGAACATACCTGATCAGGCGATTTAAGCTGAAAGCGCCAAAGAATACTTCAGCAGGTGAGCTTAAAGAAGAAGTTACGGATACACCACATACCGTAACGATTGATACTGAGCGCGAGGATTCCGGTTTTGTATTAACCATCATGATCGCGGCATTTGCCATGGGCTTGGGAAGCATTGTGAGCTATTATTTCCAATCTCTTGGCTGGACATTGCCAGCATATATCGGAGCCATGATCATTGGTGCTGTTCTGCGCAATATTGATGACAATACGAAGTGGTTTAAAATCAGTCAGCCCGTAATGGATTTTATCGGCAGCATCGCGCTGAATATTTTTCTGGTGGTGGCATTAATGGATCTTAAGCTCTGGGAGCTTGTGCATCTTGCCGTTCCGCTGGCAGCTATTCTGCTCGCGCAGGTGCTGGTGGTTGTTTTGTTCGCGTTAACGATATCCTTCCGTTTGATGGGCAAAGACTACGAGTCAGCCGTGATGGCCGGCGGATTCATTGGATTCGTGCTTGGCACAACAGCCAATGCAGTGGCCAATATGCGTACACTTGTTCATAAATATGGTGCTGCGCCAAGGGCCTTCCTGGTGGTTCCTATGGTCGGCGCATTT
- a CDS encoding T9SS type A sorting domain-containing protein, protein MKFPFTFLIVLTTFAAPGQNTSNQKNNLGGTARLGAVAFSINNKGYLGTGYLYDGAEHYFNDFWEYDPAADTWTQKADFGGAARHLAVGFSIGSKGYIGTGSDNVFRKDFWEYDPAFNKWIQKADFGGTARGAAFGFSAEGKGYIGTGSDGAALKKDFWQYDPLTDSWIQKADFGGSARYSAAAFSKNGKGYAGTGLEGSTYKKDFWEYDTANDTWMKKADFEGTARYGAVGFTIINGYIGTGYGTAGYCKDIWEYDPQSNTWKQQIDFGGSARVNAVAFSITGKGYIGTGRSAMTSEKDFWDFAPELSTGSGQCPLPLFLYLTDITAGSAILHWSENANAFSFRIRKRPVGTSDWIYVSVAASVTYKKLTNNVSNTLYEVQLQKYCNAAKTDSSGYTSSVYFSSGCISPVITSLSASSNPVCKGNSTTLKVEGALNDAAGWNWYTGSCGETTAGSGTSISVTPDVTTTYFVTGEGGCALSENCSPFKVTVNPSPKAKITALGDLDICTAGYVNLQGGTVNNLTYQWKLNGANITGATAQIFHATQEGEYKVKVTNSFGCSNTSKPVVVYSGCKTSSSANNKESSDVQVYPNPLVTSAIISISIPQDANVMIALYDATGSKLQNIFNDKMIAGTHTVQLQRDGLSAGFYFLKVTIDADVLLKKVIIE, encoded by the coding sequence ATGAAATTTCCATTTACATTTTTGATCGTACTCACCACCTTTGCAGCACCAGGACAAAACACATCCAACCAAAAAAATAATTTAGGTGGAACAGCAAGACTCGGCGCGGTTGCTTTTTCCATCAATAACAAAGGCTATCTCGGCACCGGTTATCTGTATGATGGAGCAGAACACTATTTCAATGATTTCTGGGAATATGATCCCGCTGCTGATACGTGGACGCAGAAAGCAGATTTCGGTGGCGCCGCAAGACATCTTGCTGTTGGCTTTTCCATCGGAAGCAAAGGCTACATCGGCACCGGCTCCGATAATGTTTTCAGAAAAGATTTCTGGGAATATGATCCGGCATTTAATAAATGGATACAGAAAGCTGACTTCGGTGGAACCGCACGCGGAGCAGCTTTTGGTTTTTCTGCCGAGGGTAAAGGATATATTGGTACCGGTTCTGATGGTGCCGCTTTAAAAAAAGATTTCTGGCAATATGATCCGCTCACTGATAGCTGGATACAGAAAGCTGATTTCGGTGGCAGTGCAAGATATTCGGCAGCAGCATTTTCTAAGAACGGCAAAGGTTATGCAGGCACAGGGCTCGAAGGGTCAACTTACAAAAAGGATTTCTGGGAGTATGACACCGCGAATGATACATGGATGAAGAAAGCAGACTTCGAAGGAACTGCACGTTATGGAGCTGTTGGCTTTACCATCATCAATGGATACATCGGAACAGGTTATGGAACGGCTGGCTATTGTAAAGACATATGGGAGTATGACCCGCAATCAAATACCTGGAAACAACAAATTGATTTCGGCGGCAGTGCCCGCGTCAACGCTGTTGCTTTCTCTATAACAGGCAAAGGATATATTGGTACCGGTCGCAGTGCTATGACTTCTGAAAAAGATTTCTGGGATTTTGCTCCGGAGCTGAGTACAGGCAGTGGGCAGTGTCCGTTGCCGCTTTTCCTTTATCTCACTGATATTACTGCAGGTTCAGCCATTCTTCACTGGAGCGAAAATGCGAATGCATTCAGTTTCCGTATCCGGAAAAGACCGGTGGGCACTTCTGACTGGATATATGTTTCAGTTGCCGCCTCAGTGACTTATAAAAAGCTTACGAATAATGTATCAAATACACTATATGAAGTACAGTTGCAAAAATATTGCAATGCAGCTAAAACGGATTCATCAGGTTATACTTCGTCTGTTTACTTCTCGTCCGGATGTATTTCTCCGGTGATTACTTCATTGTCTGCATCATCTAACCCTGTTTGCAAAGGTAACAGTACCACACTCAAAGTGGAAGGCGCACTCAACGATGCTGCAGGTTGGAATTGGTATACCGGTAGTTGTGGTGAAACAACAGCAGGCAGCGGAACTTCTATCTCTGTAACGCCTGATGTTACTACTACCTATTTTGTTACCGGCGAAGGAGGCTGTGCCCTTTCAGAGAATTGTTCACCTTTTAAAGTCACTGTAAATCCATCTCCGAAAGCAAAGATCACAGCATTAGGGGACCTTGACATTTGCACTGCCGGATACGTTAACCTGCAGGGCGGAACAGTAAACAACTTAACCTATCAATGGAAACTCAATGGAGCAAATATCACGGGCGCAACCGCGCAAATATTTCATGCTACTCAGGAAGGTGAATACAAAGTGAAAGTAACTAACAGCTTCGGATGTTCTAATACTTCGAAACCAGTTGTTGTGTATTCAGGTTGCAAAACAAGTTCGTCTGCAAACAATAAAGAGTCAAGTGATGTGCAGGTCTATCCCAATCCACTTGTAACCTCCGCTATCATTTCGATTTCAATACCGCAGGATGCAAACGTAATGATTGCATTGTATGACGCCACGGGAAGTAAACTGCAGAACATATTTAATGATAAGATGATTGCCGGAACACATACAGTACAACTACAGCGTGATGGATTGAGTGCGGGTTTTTATTTTCTCAAAGTTACTATTGATGCAGATGTGCTGTTGAAGAAAGTGATCATTGAATAA
- a CDS encoding NAD(P)/FAD-dependent oxidoreductase — protein sequence MQHFNYIIIGGGMTADAAAKGIRERDAHGTIAIISKEDHPPYNRPPLTKGLWKGDHEDSIWRKTNDQNVTILLSHEAASVNAPEKTVTDHAGNVYAYDKLLLATGSIVNHLPFDITGIIYYRTLDDYTMLRALSIKSDNILVIGGGFIGSEIAAALAMNGKKVTMIFPDAAIGARVYPAALASFLNSYYESKGVALITNDEVVAIEKKLATYFVQTKSGKTIKADVIIAGIGVKPDSSLASLASLKVENGIIVDEHLRTDDTNIFAAGDVANFFSPALEKRIRVEHEDNANMMGAMAGRNMAGANDKYDYLPFFYSDLFDLGYEAVGELNATYDIVEDWKEEFKEGVIYYLQQGRVRGVLLWNTWGQLDHARALIQEEGPFDELKLKGRLPKV from the coding sequence ATGCAACACTTCAACTACATTATCATCGGCGGTGGCATGACGGCTGATGCTGCGGCCAAAGGAATCCGCGAAAGAGATGCACATGGCACAATTGCGATTATCAGCAAAGAAGATCATCCGCCATACAACCGGCCGCCGTTAACCAAAGGTTTATGGAAAGGAGATCATGAAGACAGCATCTGGAGAAAAACGAATGACCAAAATGTCACCATCCTGCTTTCACACGAAGCTGCTTCAGTTAACGCACCGGAAAAAACAGTTACCGATCATGCAGGCAATGTTTATGCGTATGATAAATTGTTGCTTGCTACCGGAAGCATAGTCAACCATTTACCTTTTGATATTACGGGCATCATCTATTATAGAACATTGGATGATTACACTATGCTGCGTGCATTATCGATTAAGTCGGATAATATACTCGTGATTGGGGGCGGATTCATTGGTTCAGAGATCGCAGCGGCACTTGCGATGAATGGAAAAAAAGTGACGATGATTTTTCCGGACGCAGCCATTGGTGCAAGGGTTTATCCTGCTGCGCTGGCTTCTTTTCTTAATTCCTATTATGAATCGAAAGGCGTTGCGTTAATCACCAATGATGAAGTAGTTGCGATTGAAAAGAAACTGGCCACTTATTTCGTGCAAACAAAAAGCGGAAAGACGATAAAGGCAGATGTAATTATAGCAGGTATTGGAGTGAAGCCCGATTCTTCATTAGCGTCGTTAGCGTCATTGAAAGTGGAAAACGGAATTATTGTTGATGAGCATTTGCGAACGGACGATACAAATATTTTCGCGGCCGGTGATGTAGCTAACTTTTTTTCACCTGCACTTGAAAAGCGAATACGCGTTGAACATGAAGACAACGCAAACATGATGGGAGCGATGGCGGGAAGAAACATGGCCGGCGCAAATGACAAATATGATTATCTGCCTTTCTTCTATTCCGATCTTTTCGATTTGGGTTATGAAGCAGTTGGTGAACTGAATGCCACCTATGATATTGTAGAAGATTGGAAAGAAGAGTTTAAAGAAGGGGTGATTTATTATCTACAGCAGGGACGTGTTCGCGGTGTATTGTTGTGGAACACCTGGGGACAACTTGATCATGCAAGAGCTTTGATTCAGGAAGAAGGTCCGTTTGATGAATTGAAGCTGAAGGGAAGACTGCCGAAAGTATAA